A portion of the Lysinibacillus timonensis genome contains these proteins:
- the ruvB gene encoding Holliday junction branch migration DNA helicase RuvB, with the protein MSDRIISSNANEFDEQFELSLRPKVLAQYIGQQKVKESLKIFIEAAKLREESLDHVLLYGPPGLGKTTLASVIANEMNVNIRMTSGPAIERPGDLAAIVSSLEPGDVLFIDEIHRLSRAIEEVLYPAMEDYCLDIVVGKGHEARSIRLDLPPFTLVGATTRAGALSAPFRDRFGVMLRLEYYDEESLVEIVLRSAKLFEVDIEKSAAKEIAKRSRGTPRIANRLLKRVRDYAQVIGDGVISQPIAAQALQLLQVDPLGLDHIDHKLLKSMIESFQGGPVGLDTLAASIGEERVTIEDVYEPYLMQIGFIQRTPRGRIATPIAYDHFGYPHQT; encoded by the coding sequence ATGTCTGACCGAATTATTTCAAGTAATGCAAATGAATTTGATGAACAGTTTGAACTATCATTGAGACCGAAAGTGTTAGCTCAATATATTGGGCAACAGAAGGTTAAGGAAAGTTTAAAAATATTTATCGAGGCAGCAAAACTACGCGAGGAAAGTCTTGATCATGTTTTGCTATATGGTCCACCAGGATTAGGGAAAACAACCTTAGCGAGCGTTATTGCAAATGAGATGAATGTCAATATACGTATGACGAGTGGTCCAGCAATTGAACGTCCTGGAGATTTAGCGGCTATAGTAAGTTCACTTGAACCAGGTGATGTTTTATTTATAGATGAAATTCATCGATTGTCAAGAGCTATTGAGGAAGTATTGTATCCTGCAATGGAGGATTATTGTCTTGATATTGTTGTTGGTAAGGGCCATGAAGCACGTTCAATTAGGTTGGATTTACCACCATTCACATTAGTAGGCGCAACCACTCGTGCTGGAGCGCTTTCAGCTCCATTTCGAGATCGGTTTGGGGTTATGTTGCGTTTAGAATATTATGATGAGGAGTCACTGGTTGAAATTGTATTGAGAAGTGCTAAACTATTTGAGGTTGATATCGAAAAGAGTGCTGCAAAAGAAATTGCTAAACGCTCTCGAGGCACGCCGCGTATAGCTAATCGTTTATTAAAACGAGTTCGGGATTACGCTCAAGTCATTGGTGATGGCGTAATTTCACAACCAATCGCAGCACAAGCACTTCAGTTACTCCAAGTAGATCCTTTGGGGCTTGATCATATTGATCATAAATTATTAAAGAGTATGATAGAAAGCTTCCAAGGTGGACCTGTTGGCTTGGATACTCTAGCTGCATCAATTGGTGAAGAACGGGTAACAATTGAGGATGTATATGAACCTTATTTAATGCAGATCGGTTTTATTCAACGTACTCCTCGTGGTCGTATTGCAACACCGATTGCGTATGATCATTTCGGTTATCCACATCAAACATAA
- the ruvA gene encoding Holliday junction branch migration protein RuvA, which translates to MYDYINGQVKRITPEYIVLEQQDIGWCIYTPNPFAFQVNDHIQQVYIHMYVREDAHLLYGFKTMEQRELFRKLIQVSGIGPKGALAILASGNPTQVIQAVEMEDEAFLIKFPGVGKKTARQMILDLKGKLNNLVSPNDMVIPSKGDELPLFGVNPNQHQLDEAVLALSALGYSEKELNKIKPILEENESLTTTESYMKQALQLLLTLK; encoded by the coding sequence ATGTATGATTATATTAATGGACAAGTGAAACGAATAACACCGGAGTATATAGTTTTAGAACAACAGGACATTGGTTGGTGTATATACACACCAAACCCATTTGCCTTTCAAGTAAATGATCATATTCAACAAGTATATATACATATGTATGTGCGTGAAGATGCCCACCTGCTGTATGGGTTCAAAACAATGGAACAAAGAGAATTATTTAGAAAACTAATCCAAGTATCAGGTATAGGACCTAAAGGGGCATTGGCCATTTTAGCAAGCGGAAACCCAACACAGGTAATTCAAGCCGTTGAGATGGAAGATGAAGCTTTTTTAATAAAATTCCCTGGTGTCGGTAAGAAAACAGCTCGCCAAATGATTCTGGACCTTAAAGGTAAATTAAACAATTTGGTTAGTCCTAATGATATGGTTATTCCAAGCAAAGGTGATGAACTCCCATTGTTTGGTGTGAATCCAAACCAGCATCAGCTTGATGAAGCTGTTCTAGCCTTAAGTGCTTTGGGATACTCCGAAAAGGAACTGAACAAAATTAAACCAATTTTAGAGGAAAATGAATCTCTTACTACGACTGAAAGTTACATGAAACAAGCGTTGCAACTTTTATTAACATTGAAGTAA
- a CDS encoding IS1182 family transposase: MMTKNHNHERDQIEMITIDQLVPQDHLVRKLEAAIDFSFIYPLVEPLYSTLGRPSVDPVVLIKMTFVQYVFGIRSMRQTIKEIETNMAYRWFLGFGFHSEVPHFSTFGKNYERRFQDTDIFEQIFYHILKEIADKGLLSADHVFIDSTHVKASANKRKFEKKMVRKETRAYEAKLQEELNQDRINRGKKPFSPDKFEKEEMKEIKESTTDPESGYYVKDERTKQFAYSFHAAADRYGFILGTIVTPGNVHDSHMLQPLVEKVMEKVKKPLAVAADAAYKTPAITKFLFDQDIQPVLPYTRPKTKDGFLRKHDYVYDEYYDCYLCPEGQELKYSTTTKEGKRQYKSNPTQCATCPLLAQCTNSKDHRKVIERHIWEHHVEEADHLRHQNDIKQIYARRKETIERVFADAKEKHGMRWTTLRGIKKLSMQAMLTFAAMNLKKLANWTWQAPKIV; this comes from the coding sequence ATGATGACGAAAAACCACAATCATGAACGTGATCAAATTGAGATGATAACTATTGATCAACTTGTGCCTCAAGACCATCTGGTCAGAAAACTTGAAGCGGCGATTGATTTTTCTTTCATCTATCCACTAGTGGAACCATTGTACTCTACATTAGGTCGACCTAGTGTCGACCCAGTTGTATTAATAAAGATGACTTTTGTTCAATATGTATTTGGAATCCGTTCAATGCGTCAAACAATAAAAGAAATTGAAACAAATATGGCTTATCGTTGGTTTCTAGGATTTGGATTTCATTCAGAAGTACCTCACTTTTCTACCTTCGGTAAAAATTATGAACGTCGTTTTCAAGATACTGATATTTTTGAACAGATTTTCTATCACATACTTAAAGAAATTGCTGATAAAGGTTTACTAAGTGCTGACCATGTTTTCATTGATTCAACTCATGTCAAAGCGAGTGCGAATAAACGTAAATTTGAAAAGAAAATGGTACGTAAAGAGACTCGTGCATATGAAGCTAAACTTCAAGAAGAATTAAATCAAGATAGAATTAATCGTGGAAAGAAACCATTTTCACCAGATAAATTTGAAAAAGAAGAGATGAAGGAGATTAAAGAAAGTACAACAGACCCTGAAAGTGGCTACTATGTAAAAGATGAAAGGACTAAGCAGTTTGCTTACTCATTTCATGCAGCGGCAGATCGATATGGGTTTATACTCGGAACTATTGTGACACCTGGTAATGTTCATGATAGTCATATGCTTCAGCCACTTGTTGAAAAGGTAATGGAAAAAGTAAAAAAGCCACTTGCTGTTGCTGCCGATGCTGCTTATAAAACGCCTGCGATAACTAAATTCTTATTCGACCAAGATATTCAACCTGTACTTCCGTATACACGTCCCAAAACTAAGGACGGATTTTTACGCAAACATGATTATGTATATGATGAGTACTATGACTGCTATCTTTGCCCTGAAGGGCAAGAACTTAAATACTCAACTACGACCAAAGAAGGTAAACGCCAATATAAATCAAACCCAACTCAATGTGCAACTTGTCCTTTACTTGCCCAATGTACTAATAGTAAGGATCATCGAAAAGTAATTGAACGACATATTTGGGAACATCATGTAGAGGAAGCGGATCATCTTCGTCATCAAAACGATATTAAACAAATATATGCGAGACGTAAAGAAACGATTGAACGTGTCTTTGCAGATGCAAAAGAAAAGCATGGTATGCGATGGACAACCCTACGGGGAATTAAAAAATTGTCTATGCAGGCGATGCTAACTTTTGCTGCCATGAATTTAAAGAAGCTTGCCAATTGGACATGGCAAGCACCAAAAATCGTCTGA
- a CDS encoding phosphotransferase, producing the protein MQIKNNIWKQDTPNETLFIKKYDNDLVVKKVKFIHEQLENIKFPYVIPLKKTKERNLLVQTWQQRSYSADFSDRSQRKQAVKILKTLHETSDLIDWKSNKFIPRQNLLNKWSTRLERFKSHEKELVPYLHHAYYDITLYANRVLRKLRKQGENTSSRLTLLHGDVVHHNFLITKEGMKIIDFDLSVVGDPSDELILWLHRALPNVNYDLQTVLNENQYLFEQCRHKLHYLQYPNELLREWLYVLQLGDIEKEAFLDYLMPFTEKALSHWPELLARTEKI; encoded by the coding sequence ATGCAAATTAAAAACAATATATGGAAGCAAGACACACCAAACGAAACATTGTTCATCAAAAAATATGATAATGATCTGGTAGTAAAAAAGGTAAAGTTTATCCATGAACAATTAGAGAATATAAAGTTTCCATATGTTATTCCGTTAAAAAAAACAAAAGAAAGAAATTTACTTGTTCAAACATGGCAACAACGGAGTTATAGTGCCGATTTCTCAGATAGATCTCAGCGAAAACAAGCGGTTAAAATATTAAAAACATTACACGAAACAAGCGATTTAATAGATTGGAAAAGTAATAAATTTATACCGAGACAAAACTTATTAAATAAATGGTCTACACGTCTTGAACGTTTTAAATCTCATGAAAAAGAGCTAGTTCCGTATTTACACCATGCATATTATGATATTACACTATACGCTAATAGAGTTTTAAGGAAATTGCGAAAACAAGGTGAAAATACAAGTTCACGTCTTACTTTGTTGCATGGTGATGTAGTGCATCATAATTTTCTTATTACAAAAGAGGGTATGAAAATTATTGATTTTGATTTATCCGTTGTTGGAGATCCAAGTGATGAATTAATATTGTGGTTACATCGTGCTCTTCCAAATGTAAATTACGATCTTCAAACAGTATTAAATGAAAATCAATATTTATTTGAGCAATGTCGCCATAAGCTGCACTATCTCCAATACCCAAATGAATTATTACGTGAATGGCTATATGTTTTGCAACTGGGGGATATTGAGAAGGAAGCCTTTCTTGACTATTTAATGCCATTTACTGAAAAAGCTTTAAGTCATTGGCCTGAGTTATTAGCAAGAACGGAAAAAATATAA